A section of the Roseivirga sp. BDSF3-8 genome encodes:
- a CDS encoding ABC transporter ATP-binding protein — translation MISLRNITKTYDGVCATDNLSLDIPEGELLVLLGKSGSGKTTTLKMINRLIEPDFGEILIEGQSVLNSKPELLRRKVGYVIQHTGLFPHYTVSENIGLVPGLLGWDKNRIRQRVNELLNMTGLDAGLAGRYPDALSGGQQQRVGIARALAANPPVVLLDEPFGALDPLTRRQLQKALYTLRRQEKRTMVMVTHDMTEAVMLADRICLMEQGRIQQVASPFDMIFHPTNTFVRSFFDDFRFRLELMVVKPSSLTPYLPEADVYQARGQKVQEVESVFEVLELLERSEKEGALPVMIGGVSYSLTAPDLMKAFYDWRESYRRKSDG, via the coding sequence ATGATCTCTCTCCGGAATATCACCAAGACATACGACGGCGTCTGTGCTACAGATAATCTGAGCCTGGATATTCCTGAAGGGGAACTGCTTGTGCTGCTGGGAAAAAGTGGCAGTGGTAAAACCACCACACTTAAGATGATAAACCGGCTGATCGAGCCTGACTTCGGAGAAATACTGATCGAAGGACAGTCTGTACTGAATAGCAAACCGGAACTGCTCCGCCGTAAAGTAGGCTATGTAATACAGCACACAGGGCTTTTTCCCCATTATACTGTTTCGGAAAATATTGGTCTTGTGCCTGGGTTGCTTGGCTGGGATAAAAATAGGATCCGGCAGCGGGTTAATGAGCTGCTGAACATGACGGGACTGGATGCCGGACTTGCAGGTCGCTATCCTGATGCCCTCAGCGGTGGTCAGCAGCAGCGGGTGGGTATAGCCCGGGCGCTTGCGGCAAATCCTCCTGTGGTATTACTGGATGAACCATTCGGTGCCCTGGATCCCCTTACCCGCCGTCAGCTTCAGAAGGCACTGTATACCCTGCGGCGGCAGGAGAAGCGCACTATGGTGATGGTGACACATGATATGACGGAGGCCGTTATGCTGGCAGATCGAATTTGCCTTATGGAGCAGGGAAGGATACAGCAGGTGGCCAGCCCTTTTGATATGATTTTCCATCCTACCAACACCTTTGTCAGATCCTTTTTCGATGACTTCAGGTTCCGGCTTGAACTTATGGTGGTTAAGCCTTCCTCTCTGACGCCTTATTTGCCGGAAGCAGACGTATATCAGGCTAGAGGTCAGAAGGTACAGGAGGTAGAAAGTGTGTTTGAGGTGCTGGAGCTATTGGAAAGGTCTGAGAAGGAAGGAGCTTTACCTGTGATGATAGGTGGGGTGTCATACTCTCTGACGGCACCAGATCTAATGAAGGCATTCTACGACTGGCGTGAAAGCTACAGGAGGAAAAGTGATGGATAA
- a CDS encoding DUF2945 domain-containing protein has product MGIQKGDKVKWKWGNGYAKGEVEKTYSEKVTRTIDGSEITRDGDSDNKALYIKQDDGSSVLKLESEVERDS; this is encoded by the coding sequence ATGGGTATTCAAAAAGGGGATAAGGTAAAATGGAAATGGGGTAATGGGTATGCCAAAGGAGAAGTGGAAAAGACCTATTCTGAAAAAGTGACCCGAACGATAGATGGCAGTGAGATTACCCGTGATGGTGATAGCGATAATAAGGCCTTATATATTAAGCAGGATGACGGCTCCTCAGTGCTTAAGCTGGAGTCTGAGGTAGAGAGGGACTCCTGA
- a CDS encoding pyridoxamine 5'-phosphate oxidase family protein: MSLHKEHIDKVRELTDKIDICMMVTREPDGNLRSRPMSTRTIDDSGLFWFFTNELSDKVQELEAYPVVNLAYSEPDKNRYVSVTGVAGIVTEKTKIKELWTDALKAWFPDGLDDPRLALVKVLPDEAEYWDGSSSKMVRLFKLGKALVIGNRYEAGENNKVDF, translated from the coding sequence ATGTCATTACACAAAGAACATATTGACAAAGTACGTGAACTGACGGATAAGATTGATATATGTATGATGGTAACCCGGGAGCCTGATGGTAATCTCAGAAGCCGTCCGATGAGTACTCGTACTATAGATGATTCAGGACTTTTCTGGTTTTTTACTAACGAGCTATCGGATAAAGTGCAGGAACTTGAGGCCTACCCGGTAGTAAATCTTGCCTATAGTGAGCCTGATAAAAACCGCTACGTATCTGTGACAGGAGTGGCTGGAATAGTTACAGAAAAGACTAAAATCAAGGAGCTATGGACAGACGCACTGAAAGCCTGGTTTCCTGATGGATTGGATGACCCGCGTCTGGCACTTGTAAAGGTATTACCAGATGAGGCTGAATACTGGGACGGTAGCAGCAGTAAAATGGTGAGGCTGTTCAAACTTGGTAAAGCCCTCGTAATTGGCAATCGTTACGAAGCCGGCGAGAATAATAAGGTGGATTTTTAA
- a CDS encoding TspO/MBR family protein: MSLKNVLKRTDWGKLIVSVLACQAAGLAGAFFTASSVGSWYQTLNKPEFTPPSWVFGPVWTILYFLMAFAAYKIWILGWDNIKVKIGLVLFLIQLILNAAWSFSFFGLQNPYVGLLNIVILLVMITVTTIYFFSLRKISGWLMVPYIAWVGYATALNYAIYELNAPITSVHFPSEYFF, from the coding sequence ATGAGTTTGAAAAATGTACTGAAGAGGACTGACTGGGGAAAGCTGATCGTCTCTGTTCTGGCTTGCCAGGCAGCAGGACTTGCGGGTGCGTTTTTCACTGCCAGTTCCGTAGGTTCATGGTACCAAACACTTAATAAACCGGAGTTCACTCCACCCTCCTGGGTATTTGGCCCTGTCTGGACCATCCTCTACTTTCTCATGGCCTTTGCCGCTTACAAAATATGGATATTGGGCTGGGACAATATTAAAGTGAAAATAGGACTAGTGCTCTTTCTCATCCAGCTTATACTCAATGCCGCATGGTCTTTTTCATTTTTCGGACTACAAAACCCTTACGTGGGTCTTTTAAATATTGTGATCCTGTTGGTAATGATCACCGTCACCACTATTTACTTTTTTAGTCTCAGAAAAATATCTGGCTGGCTCATGGTACCTTACATAGCCTGGGTAGGGTACGCTACAGCCCTCAATTATGCAATCTATGAGTTAAACGCTCCAATAACCTCGGTTCACTTCCCTTCTGAGTATTTCTTTTAA
- a CDS encoding GAF domain-containing protein — protein MKVVRRSLLNQLRISFLILIILSILFGLGSYMLLSNVTLRQEAKYHSSEVVGHLAAARQAEKSFLLEDRKSEEFLTTGRSSLLSVHDNHLKLAIRNLKEMAESSVATDLNMADELSKVESSFKRYESVFARLVNAYHMRGFKDHGLEGEMREYVHALQQCESPEEKVFAYSLRRHEKDFMLRRDERYVDKLRSKAEEFKDFLRSSELPHMTTGYKEKTIQGIDNYQAHFMRIVDLEEEIGNAEGQGITGRLNEAAMAIAPQLDRIQLRLEESGKRLKQRAAAVMLGGLIILAAIGVWLALWLSKKISRPVLLLDNVAREVVEGHMDAGKKLAVIKREDEVGRLVVNFRQMLDSLNSHLAEVREQKEALEVAKAADEIRSHASDGLALFSDLLKNQYDTKEALGHAFISQLVTFTGANQATLFISEETAGKTCLRQVAAYAYNRKKKAEKILKMGEGLAGMAVLERDTIFMTEVPEDYVSIGSGLGHAKPRCILIVPVMTDENALGVIEIASFRTFNEHDIQFVEQVAGRLATTLASVNMQSQTRKLLEDSQQKEQELYSVIRELEAKVDRLTVRNRVAEREYKMNHQKEADYSHRVKVLDAIISKLYPGLIITDENFVIQFTNDFVTGHTGRSNASLAGTDIHKIIGGPLKETLEAIYNDPSFLISDISEHMVVPFYGISGEMTINMVMTIVKTDKKIFYGFLFRRHDPIYGRQLLKEILRREVNRGYWSV, from the coding sequence ATGAAGGTAGTAAGACGTAGTTTGCTCAACCAGCTGCGTATATCTTTTTTAATTCTAATAATTCTCTCCATACTGTTCGGACTGGGCTCCTACATGTTGCTAAGCAATGTAACCCTGAGACAAGAGGCAAAGTACCATTCCAGTGAGGTTGTCGGTCATCTTGCTGCGGCCCGTCAGGCTGAAAAAAGCTTTTTACTCGAGGACCGTAAATCTGAGGAGTTTTTAACCACGGGCAGAAGTTCCCTTCTTTCAGTACATGACAATCATTTAAAGCTGGCCATCCGGAACCTGAAAGAGATGGCTGAATCCTCTGTGGCTACAGATCTTAATATGGCTGACGAGCTTAGTAAGGTCGAATCTTCTTTTAAAAGGTATGAGAGTGTATTTGCAAGATTAGTAAATGCCTATCACATGAGGGGGTTCAAAGATCATGGTCTCGAAGGTGAAATGCGTGAATATGTTCATGCGCTTCAGCAGTGTGAATCCCCGGAAGAAAAGGTTTTTGCATATAGTTTACGCCGGCATGAAAAGGATTTCATGCTCCGTCGTGACGAACGGTATGTGGATAAATTACGTAGTAAGGCCGAGGAATTCAAAGACTTTTTGAGAAGCAGTGAGCTTCCGCATATGACCACCGGATACAAGGAAAAAACCATTCAGGGAATAGATAATTACCAGGCGCATTTCATGCGAATAGTTGATCTGGAGGAAGAGATCGGCAATGCAGAGGGACAAGGTATTACAGGCAGGTTGAATGAAGCAGCTATGGCGATAGCTCCTCAGCTGGACCGTATACAACTAAGGCTTGAAGAGTCCGGTAAGCGCCTCAAACAGCGGGCAGCGGCCGTAATGCTTGGAGGGCTGATAATACTGGCTGCCATTGGCGTGTGGCTGGCTCTGTGGCTGAGTAAAAAGATTAGCCGTCCTGTACTCTTGCTGGACAATGTGGCTCGTGAGGTGGTGGAAGGTCATATGGATGCGGGTAAAAAGCTGGCTGTAATAAAGCGTGAAGATGAGGTGGGACGTCTGGTAGTAAACTTTCGCCAAATGCTGGACAGTCTGAACAGTCACCTTGCTGAGGTACGAGAGCAGAAGGAGGCATTGGAAGTAGCTAAGGCAGCTGATGAGATCAGAAGCCATGCGAGTGATGGGCTTGCACTATTTTCTGATTTGCTTAAAAACCAGTACGACACAAAGGAAGCACTTGGCCATGCATTTATTTCTCAGTTAGTAACTTTTACAGGTGCTAACCAGGCAACTCTATTTATCTCTGAAGAAACGGCGGGGAAGACTTGCCTGAGGCAGGTGGCTGCTTACGCTTACAACCGGAAAAAGAAAGCTGAAAAAATATTGAAGATGGGAGAGGGTCTGGCGGGGATGGCTGTCCTGGAGCGAGATACCATCTTTATGACTGAGGTGCCTGAAGATTACGTTTCTATCGGAAGCGGCCTGGGACATGCAAAACCCAGGTGTATACTGATTGTGCCAGTGATGACGGACGAAAACGCCCTGGGTGTTATCGAGATTGCCTCTTTCCGTACGTTTAATGAGCATGATATTCAATTTGTAGAGCAGGTAGCTGGTCGATTGGCTACTACACTGGCTTCAGTTAATATGCAAAGTCAAACCAGAAAGCTACTGGAGGATAGTCAGCAGAAGGAACAAGAGCTTTATTCAGTAATCCGTGAGCTCGAAGCTAAAGTCGACAGACTTACAGTCAGGAATCGGGTGGCAGAACGTGAATATAAAATGAATCATCAAAAAGAGGCAGATTACTCACATCGGGTAAAGGTCCTTGATGCTATCATCTCTAAGCTATATCCAGGCCTCATCATCACCGATGAAAATTTTGTCATACAGTTTACCAATGATTTTGTTACCGGCCACACAGGAAGGTCAAATGCCTCGTTGGCAGGTACGGATATTCATAAAATAATTGGTGGCCCTTTAAAGGAGACACTGGAGGCGATTTATAACGATCCTTCTTTCCTTATTTCGGACATCAGTGAGCATATGGTGGTTCCATTTTATGGCATTTCAGGTGAAATGACCATCAATATGGTTATGACTATTGTAAAAACGGATAAGAAAATTTTCTATGGGTTTTTATTCAGAAGGCATGACCCTATTTACGGAAGGCAGTTATTAAAAGAAATACTCAGAAGGGAAGTGAACCGAGGTTATTGGAGCGTTTAA
- a CDS encoding AMP-binding protein — MEDFPWFKNYPSNVRPTVDVTQFSNVNALLEDGFSRYGGQVAYENMNKTLTYREVDELSRHFAAFFQSKGLKPGDRIAIQMPNLLQYPVVMFGAIRAGLVVVNTNPLYTAREMAHQFKDSGVKAIVILANFAFNLEKILTETDIETVVVTEIGDLLGGLKGGIVNFVVKHIKKMVPSYNLPEAISFKSALKQGSRAKFTKTNPAPDDLVFLQYTGGTTGVSKGAMLSHKNMVAHTLQINEWFQPLLEVGKSELMVTAIPLYHIFALAVNGIFMFHVGAHNLLITNPRDMKAFIKELKAHPFTLITGVNTLFNGLLNQDDFKSIDFSHMKGAIGGGMAVQRAVADKWAKVTGEPLVEGYGLSETSPVLCCNPLDGSERNGTIGLPVPNTEVAIFDEEGQKLPTGETGEICARGPQVMSGYWNRPEEVEKSFFADGWFRTGDMGLADEDGFFRIVDRKKDMINVSGFNVYPNEVEDVIAMQEKVLEVAAVGVSDEKSGEVVKIFVVRKDASLTEDELRSYSKQNLTGYKCPKYIEFRDELPKSNVGKILRRVLKEEEEKHLTNG; from the coding sequence ATGGAAGATTTTCCCTGGTTTAAAAACTACCCTTCAAATGTGCGGCCTACGGTGGACGTCACTCAATTCAGCAATGTTAATGCGCTGCTTGAGGATGGTTTTTCCAGGTATGGTGGCCAGGTTGCCTACGAAAACATGAATAAAACCCTTACTTACCGTGAGGTAGATGAGTTATCCAGACATTTTGCGGCTTTTTTTCAAAGTAAAGGTCTGAAGCCCGGAGACCGTATTGCTATTCAGATGCCTAATCTCCTGCAATATCCTGTAGTAATGTTCGGGGCAATACGTGCCGGACTTGTAGTGGTGAATACAAACCCTTTATACACTGCGAGAGAGATGGCCCACCAGTTTAAGGATAGTGGTGTGAAGGCAATTGTTATCCTGGCTAACTTTGCGTTTAATCTCGAAAAAATACTGACTGAGACTGATATAGAGACAGTAGTAGTTACAGAAATTGGCGACCTACTTGGAGGGCTTAAGGGTGGAATTGTGAACTTTGTTGTGAAGCACATAAAAAAAATGGTGCCTTCATATAATTTGCCCGAGGCCATTTCATTTAAATCTGCGCTTAAGCAGGGTAGCAGGGCAAAATTTACTAAGACGAACCCGGCACCGGATGATCTGGTATTTCTGCAATATACCGGCGGTACTACAGGGGTTTCTAAAGGAGCTATGCTTAGCCATAAAAATATGGTGGCTCATACCCTGCAGATTAATGAGTGGTTCCAGCCCCTTCTGGAGGTTGGTAAATCTGAATTGATGGTTACAGCTATCCCTCTTTATCATATTTTTGCCCTGGCTGTAAATGGGATTTTCATGTTCCATGTAGGTGCACACAACCTGCTTATAACTAATCCCCGTGACATGAAGGCCTTTATCAAGGAGCTTAAAGCGCATCCATTTACCCTGATCACAGGCGTGAATACCTTATTTAATGGTCTGCTCAATCAGGATGACTTCAAGTCTATTGACTTCAGTCACATGAAAGGTGCTATTGGAGGCGGTATGGCAGTGCAGCGCGCGGTGGCAGATAAGTGGGCCAAGGTGACAGGTGAGCCTCTGGTAGAGGGATATGGCTTGAGTGAGACCTCTCCGGTGCTTTGTTGTAATCCACTTGATGGTTCAGAGCGTAATGGCACCATCGGACTACCTGTACCTAACACTGAAGTGGCCATATTTGATGAGGAGGGGCAGAAATTACCCACTGGTGAGACGGGAGAAATCTGTGCACGAGGGCCACAGGTGATGAGCGGCTACTGGAACAGGCCGGAGGAGGTAGAAAAGTCATTCTTTGCTGATGGCTGGTTCCGCACTGGGGACATGGGGCTGGCTGACGAAGATGGTTTCTTCCGCATTGTGGATCGTAAAAAAGACATGATCAATGTGAGCGGATTTAATGTGTACCCCAATGAAGTGGAAGACGTCATTGCCATGCAGGAAAAGGTGCTTGAAGTAGCCGCAGTAGGTGTTTCCGATGAAAAGTCGGGTGAGGTAGTAAAGATTTTTGTGGTGCGTAAGGATGCTTCACTCACTGAGGATGAGCTACGTAGCTACTCAAAACAAAACCTGACAGGGTATAAGTGTCCCAAATATATAGAATTCAGGGATGAGCTGCCTAAGTCAAACGTAGGTAAGATTTTACGCCGGGTTTTAAAGGAAGAAGAGGAAAAGCACCTGACAAACGGGTAG
- a CDS encoding Lrp/AsnC ligand binding domain-containing protein produces MGKNYEIDNIDLKILSLLAQDAKMAYTEIAKKVFVSGGTVHVRMKKMEETGIVTGSGFHIDYSKLGFDIVAFLGIYLEKSSLYSNVIEELKKVPEIINIHYTTGNYSIFAKVVCKDTQHLREVLHDKIQQVNGIDRTETFISLEESLDRPIQLADL; encoded by the coding sequence ATGGGTAAAAATTACGAAATTGACAACATCGACCTCAAGATTCTTTCGCTATTGGCCCAGGATGCCAAAATGGCCTACACTGAAATAGCAAAAAAGGTATTTGTTTCAGGGGGTACCGTGCACGTCCGAATGAAGAAGATGGAGGAAACAGGCATCGTAACCGGCAGCGGCTTTCATATCGACTATAGTAAGCTTGGCTTCGATATCGTTGCATTTCTCGGGATCTATCTTGAAAAAAGCTCCTTATATAGTAATGTCATTGAAGAATTGAAAAAGGTGCCCGAGATCATTAACATTCATTACACCACAGGCAATTACAGTATCTTCGCCAAAGTAGTGTGTAAAGACACCCAGCACCTCCGGGAAGTCCTGCATGACAAAATTCAGCAGGTGAATGGTATTGATCGCACCGAAACCTTTATCAGCCTGGAAGAGAGCCTGGATAGGCCTATCCAGCTTGCCGACCTGTAA
- the sufB gene encoding Fe-S cluster assembly protein SufB — protein sequence MSKDTQILEEFTNSDYKYGWESKIDADSAPKGLNEEIVRFISAKKEEPEWLLEWRLKAYRQWQKMKAPEWANVLFPRIDFQDIIYYSAPKQKAKPKSLDEVDPELRKTFERLGISLTEQKRLTGVAVDAVLDSVSVATTFKEKLGELGIIFCSFSEAVKEHPELVKKYIGSVVPVNDNYYSALNSAVFSDGSFCYIPKGVRCPMELSTYFRINAANTGQFERTLIVAEEGSYVSYLEGCTAPQRDENQLHAAVVEIYAAKDAEVKYSTVQNWYPGDKNGKGGIYNFVTKRGLCAGDNSKISWTQVETGSAITWKYPSCILKGDNSIGEFYSVAVTNNMQQADTGTKMIHIGKNSRSRIVSKGVSAGKSQNSYRGLVEVMKRAENARNFSQCDSLLMGDRCGAHTFPYIEIKNQTAQVEHEATTSKIGEDQIFYCNQRGIDTEDAVALIVNGYCKEVLNQLPMEFAVEAQKLLALTLEGSVG from the coding sequence ATGAGCAAAGACACCCAAATACTTGAGGAGTTCACTAACTCCGATTACAAATATGGTTGGGAGTCGAAAATCGATGCCGATTCAGCCCCTAAGGGCCTTAACGAAGAGATTGTCAGGTTCATTTCTGCGAAGAAAGAGGAACCTGAGTGGCTACTCGAGTGGCGACTGAAAGCTTACAGGCAATGGCAGAAAATGAAAGCCCCGGAGTGGGCCAATGTGCTATTTCCAAGAATCGACTTTCAGGACATAATTTACTACTCCGCTCCTAAGCAAAAGGCCAAACCTAAGAGCCTGGATGAAGTAGATCCTGAATTAAGGAAAACCTTTGAGAGACTCGGCATTAGTTTAACTGAGCAGAAGCGCCTTACTGGTGTGGCAGTGGATGCTGTATTAGACAGTGTTTCCGTAGCCACCACATTTAAAGAAAAACTTGGCGAACTCGGAATCATTTTCTGCTCATTCAGTGAAGCAGTAAAGGAACATCCCGAGCTTGTAAAAAAATATATAGGCTCCGTTGTACCTGTTAACGACAATTACTATTCCGCCCTTAATTCTGCCGTATTTAGTGATGGTAGTTTCTGCTACATACCTAAAGGCGTACGGTGCCCAATGGAATTAAGCACCTACTTCCGAATAAATGCAGCTAACACGGGCCAGTTTGAGCGCACACTCATCGTGGCTGAGGAAGGTAGCTACGTTAGTTACCTTGAAGGGTGTACCGCTCCGCAGCGGGACGAAAACCAGTTGCACGCAGCGGTAGTAGAAATATACGCAGCCAAAGATGCAGAGGTGAAATATTCTACAGTACAAAACTGGTATCCTGGCGATAAGAACGGTAAGGGCGGCATTTACAACTTTGTAACTAAGCGAGGATTGTGCGCCGGTGATAATTCTAAAATTTCCTGGACGCAGGTAGAGACCGGATCCGCCATAACTTGGAAGTATCCGAGTTGTATCCTGAAGGGAGATAACTCAATTGGCGAGTTTTACTCTGTAGCTGTAACTAATAATATGCAGCAAGCTGATACCGGCACCAAAATGATTCACATTGGTAAGAATAGCCGCAGCCGCATTGTATCTAAAGGGGTAAGTGCAGGTAAAAGCCAGAATAGCTACCGTGGGCTGGTAGAAGTAATGAAGCGTGCCGAAAATGCCAGGAACTTCAGTCAGTGTGATTCACTTCTGATGGGTGACAGATGTGGTGCGCATACCTTCCCATATATAGAGATAAAGAACCAGACAGCTCAGGTAGAGCATGAGGCTACCACCTCTAAGATTGGTGAGGATCAAATCTTCTATTGTAATCAGCGTGGAATAGACACTGAAGATGCTGTGGCCCTGATTGTAAATGGGTACTGCAAAGAGGTATTAAACCAACTGCCCATGGAGTTTGCTGTAGAAGCCCAAAAACTTCTCGCACTAACACTGGAGGGCAGTGTAGGGTAA
- the sufC gene encoding Fe-S cluster assembly ATPase SufC — MLSIKNLHASVDGKAILKGINLEVKPGEVHAIMGPNGSGKSTLASVLAGREDYKVEQGSVQFLDKDLLDMGPEERAREGLFLAFQYPVEIPGVSTTNFLKTAVNQVRAHRGLDPMDAVSFLQTMKEKMKLVEIDQALLSRSLNEGFSGGEKKRNEIFQMAMLEPKLAILDETDSGLDIDALRIVSNGVNKLKGKDNATVVVTHYQRLLDYIVPDYVHVLYNGRIVKSGSKELAMELEEKGYDWIKEEANAAQA, encoded by the coding sequence ATGCTTAGCATTAAGAATTTGCACGCATCGGTGGATGGAAAAGCCATCCTAAAAGGTATTAACCTTGAGGTTAAACCAGGAGAAGTCCACGCTATTATGGGGCCAAACGGTTCAGGTAAAAGTACACTGGCTTCAGTTCTTGCCGGACGTGAAGACTACAAAGTAGAGCAGGGAAGCGTACAGTTTCTGGATAAAGACCTGTTAGATATGGGGCCTGAGGAACGTGCCAGAGAAGGCCTGTTTCTTGCTTTTCAGTACCCTGTCGAAATTCCTGGCGTTAGTACCACCAACTTTCTCAAAACAGCGGTTAACCAGGTAAGAGCACACCGGGGTCTTGATCCTATGGATGCTGTTAGCTTTCTTCAGACAATGAAAGAAAAAATGAAGCTGGTGGAAATAGATCAGGCCTTGCTTAGTCGTTCATTAAATGAGGGCTTCTCAGGTGGTGAAAAGAAGCGGAATGAGATATTTCAGATGGCTATGCTGGAGCCTAAGCTTGCCATCCTTGACGAAACTGATTCTGGTCTTGATATTGATGCCCTTCGTATCGTTTCAAATGGCGTAAATAAGCTTAAGGGTAAAGACAATGCTACCGTAGTAGTGACCCATTATCAGCGCTTGCTTGATTACATCGTTCCTGATTATGTTCACGTTCTGTATAACGGCCGTATCGTAAAATCAGGCAGCAAGGAATTGGCAATGGAACTTGAAGAAAAGGGCTATGACTGGATTAAAGAGGAGGCTAATGCCGCCCAGGCCTGA